One region of Acidobacteriota bacterium genomic DNA includes:
- a CDS encoding 2-oxoacid:acceptor oxidoreductase family protein, with translation MNRTEIRITGFGGQGVVLAGHIIGHACAVNGGKHATMIQSFGPEARGSACSTTLAVSDTEVLYPYIGRPDIFVVMSFEGYEKYRDELKDDGILVYEKDLVSFEPKEGQTAYGVSSTRIAEEIGRAIVQNIVMLGFFAAATEIVPVETMRLAVEQSVPKGTEEVNLRAFDAGCAAFQESYGSGAKKQEKAAPVGS, from the coding sequence ATGAATAGGACCGAGATCCGCATCACCGGATTCGGTGGCCAGGGTGTGGTGCTCGCCGGCCACATCATAGGTCACGCCTGCGCGGTCAACGGTGGCAAGCACGCCACCATGATCCAGAGCTTCGGACCGGAAGCCCGGGGCTCGGCCTGCTCGACGACCCTGGCCGTTTCGGACACCGAAGTGCTCTATCCCTATATCGGTCGTCCGGACATCTTCGTGGTCATGTCGTTTGAGGGTTACGAGAAATACCGCGACGAGCTCAAGGACGACGGAATCCTCGTCTACGAGAAGGACCTGGTTTCGTTCGAGCCGAAGGAAGGCCAGACCGCCTACGGTGTGTCGTCGACCCGCATTGCCGAGGAAATCGGGCGAGCCATCGTGCAGAACATCGTCATGCTCGGTTTCTTCGCGGCGGCCACCGAGATCGTACCGGTCGAGACAATGCGGCTGGCGGTTGAGCAGTCGGTGCCGAAGGGAACCGAGGAGGTCAATCTGAGGGCCTTCGACGCGGGTTGCGCCGCATTCCAGGAGAGCTACGGCAGCGGGGCGAAGAAGCAGGAAAAGGCCGCGCCGGTGGGGAGCTGA